The Pseudoalteromonas aliena SW19 genome includes a region encoding these proteins:
- the ilvN gene encoding acetolactate synthase small subunit, with product MRRILSILLENEPGALSRIVGLFSQRAYNIDSLTVGTTDDKSLSRITITTMGDDRVVEQITKQVNKLVDVLKIIDLTEMSHIERELLLVKVFAQDETTRAAVTRVVDVFQGLILDMGRQSYSLQLVSSTDKIESFLDTLRHETDIIEVVRSGAVGIGRGDKALKA from the coding sequence ATGCGTCGTATTTTATCTATCTTATTAGAAAACGAACCTGGTGCACTGTCGCGTATCGTTGGGTTGTTCTCACAACGTGCGTACAACATAGATAGCCTTACGGTAGGCACAACCGACGATAAATCATTATCACGGATCACCATTACCACTATGGGTGATGACAGAGTTGTGGAGCAAATAACTAAACAAGTTAATAAACTTGTAGACGTGTTAAAAATAATAGATTTAACCGAGATGAGCCATATTGAGCGTGAGCTGCTATTAGTTAAAGTATTTGCACAAGACGAAACGACACGCGCAGCAGTAACTCGTGTAGTTGATGTTTTCCAAGGGCTTATTTTAGATATGGGCCGACAAAGCTATAGTCTACAACTTGTAAGCAGCACAGATAAAATAGAATCGTTTTTGGATACCTTGCGCCACGAAACCGACATTATCGAAGTTGTACGCTCAGGAGCTGTAGGCATAGGTAGAGGCGATAAAGCACTTAAAGCCTGA
- a CDS encoding DUF3833 domain-containing protein: MNVSNMLKLVAVSLLAFLLVSCSAPNVEHYKNTSPNFDFKTFFNGNLKAYGVVQDFKGELTRKLVVDMKATWDGSEGVIEEDFIYDDGQTQKRIWKITLNDDNSLIGTADDVLGIAKGKSQGSVFHWNYNVELPYDGSTLEVNFDDWMYLVTQTRLINRTSIVKFGVEVGEVTLVIEKI; this comes from the coding sequence ATGAACGTATCAAATATGCTAAAACTGGTTGCTGTTAGCTTACTTGCTTTCCTTTTGGTGAGTTGTTCTGCGCCTAATGTCGAACATTATAAAAATACATCACCCAACTTTGACTTCAAAACGTTTTTTAATGGAAATTTGAAAGCCTACGGCGTTGTACAAGATTTTAAAGGTGAATTAACCCGTAAGCTTGTCGTAGACATGAAGGCGACTTGGGATGGTAGCGAAGGCGTTATTGAGGAAGACTTTATTTATGATGACGGACAAACACAGAAACGCATTTGGAAAATAACGCTAAATGATGATAACTCATTAATAGGCACAGCTGATGATGTTTTGGGTATAGCCAAAGGAAAAAGTCAGGGGAGTGTATTTCACTGGAATTATAATGTTGAGTTGCCATACGATGGATCAACTCTTGAGGTGAATTTTGACGATTGGATGTACTTGGTTACACAAACACGCTTGATAAACCGCACATCTATTGTTAAGTTTGGAGTCGAGGTTGGGGAAGTGACCTTAGTTATCGAAAAAATATAG
- a CDS encoding chalcone isomerase family protein has translation MKVLFKIIVFYLLTTPLAYASAEFNKVGEARMEYLFWDVYDAQLFTHSGDYSAGTHPVKFKLTYLRNFDAKEIVKATNEQWTHLGKSKLSAKYDTKLLSIWPDIKKGDSLTLITNEQGVSTFYHNDKKTGQIEEPEFSSDFLAIWLDENTSEAKLRKQLLGN, from the coding sequence TTGAAAGTTTTATTTAAAATTATTGTTTTTTATCTACTTACAACGCCCTTGGCATATGCAAGTGCTGAGTTTAATAAAGTAGGCGAGGCAAGAATGGAGTATTTATTTTGGGATGTGTATGACGCTCAATTATTCACTCATTCAGGTGATTACAGTGCTGGGACACATCCTGTTAAATTTAAGCTCACTTATTTACGTAATTTTGATGCTAAAGAAATTGTAAAAGCAACCAACGAGCAATGGACACATTTAGGTAAATCAAAGCTGTCTGCCAAATACGATACTAAGCTATTGTCTATTTGGCCTGATATTAAAAAAGGTGACTCGTTAACTCTTATTACAAATGAGCAAGGCGTAAGCACTTTTTATCATAACGATAAAAAAACGGGTCAGATCGAAGAGCCTGAATTTTCGAGCGATTTTTTAGCCATTTGGCTTGATGAAAATACATCTGAGGCAAAACTACGTAAACAATTATTAGGGAATTAA
- a CDS encoding DUF2878 domain-containing protein, which yields MTTLHSLINFALFQAVWFLSLLLEANSLIFSGLIVILMFFLSKQKKQDTLLLIKALPLALLLEFIAVKVGLLEFKVYPFPLWLVFLWTALLLSLNTSMLFLSKLKLWQSFLVCLIFAPASYWAGARFGVISFGLPLWQVWLAYGLLWSSVFTLIVFINQKIKSSVAIDRT from the coding sequence ATGACTACATTGCACTCGCTTATTAATTTTGCTTTGTTTCAAGCAGTCTGGTTTTTATCCCTGCTGCTTGAAGCTAATTCACTTATTTTCAGTGGATTGATTGTTATTTTGATGTTTTTTTTGTCAAAACAAAAAAAACAAGACACCTTATTATTAATTAAGGCACTTCCCTTAGCCCTGCTTTTAGAATTTATTGCTGTTAAAGTAGGTTTGTTAGAATTTAAAGTTTATCCCTTTCCGCTATGGCTCGTTTTTTTATGGACCGCGCTGTTACTTTCTTTAAATACATCCATGCTTTTTCTAAGTAAATTAAAACTCTGGCAGTCATTTTTGGTTTGCCTGATTTTTGCGCCTGCAAGCTATTGGGCTGGAGCACGCTTTGGAGTTATAAGTTTTGGATTACCCCTATGGCAAGTTTGGCTTGCATATGGGTTACTTTGGTCATCAGTATTCACACTCATTGTTTTTATAAATCAAAAAATAAAGTCATCGGTAGCCATTGATCGAACCTAA
- a CDS encoding DUF1365 domain-containing protein, producing MTSAVYLGDVKHRRFAVKEHRFSYPLYMMWVDINNPQQLNGIHKQLGTCGFKALKFQQTDYLTHVPQPNTYSLIERAHHQLAVLGVSETFSHVYMLGQLRCLGIYFSPVNFYFFGNSDNSFTYMIAEVSNTPWNERHYYLVPLEKKVNFKKVFSVSPFMNLDMNYHWHIKHSNDKTLIHIENKRDEELLFDATLRLKRIELTNKEVSKLLKRFPAMTWSIFKGIYHQALKLFIKKVPFLGHSGKP from the coding sequence TTGACTAGTGCAGTCTATTTAGGCGATGTAAAACATCGCCGTTTTGCTGTTAAAGAGCATCGCTTTAGTTATCCTTTATATATGATGTGGGTAGATATAAATAATCCTCAACAATTAAATGGTATCCATAAGCAGTTAGGAACATGTGGTTTTAAAGCGCTAAAATTTCAGCAAACCGATTATCTAACACACGTACCACAGCCAAATACATACTCCCTTATTGAACGTGCACATCACCAACTTGCCGTATTGGGGGTAAGTGAAACATTTAGCCATGTTTATATGCTCGGACAATTGCGTTGTTTAGGTATTTATTTTAGCCCCGTGAACTTCTACTTCTTTGGTAATAGCGATAATAGCTTTACGTACATGATTGCTGAAGTAAGTAATACACCTTGGAATGAACGCCATTACTATTTAGTCCCCCTAGAAAAAAAAGTGAACTTTAAGAAGGTTTTTTCCGTATCACCTTTTATGAATTTGGATATGAACTATCATTGGCATATCAAACATTCAAATGATAAAACATTGATACATATTGAAAATAAGCGCGATGAAGAGTTATTGTTTGATGCAACATTACGCCTAAAGCGTATAGAGCTCACCAACAAAGAAGTGAGTAAGTTACTAAAACGCTTTCCGGCCATGACATGGTCAATTTTTAAAGGCATTTATCATCAAGCATTAAAGTTATTCATAAAAAAAGTGCCTTTTTTGGGGCATTCGGGCAAACCATGA
- a CDS encoding acetolactate synthase 3 large subunit — translation MSKQQYNGSELVVQALKELKVKYIFGYPGGSVLDLYDALFQQDDIEHILVRHEQAATHMADGYARATGEVGVVLATSGPGATNCITGIATAYMDSIPMVVLSGQVPTNLIGDDAFQETDIVGCSRPIVKHSFNCRSAKEIPTILAKAFYIASTGRPGPVVVELPKDMLNPAIKFEYQFPQTTELRTYNPNTKGHSKQIRKAVTAILEAKKLVIYSGGGIVISNTSEQLTRLVESLNAPITNTLMGLGGISGVHPNFIGMLGMHGTLEANKAMANADVILALGARFDDRVTNNVKKFCPSATIVHVDVDPTSISKTIKAHIPVVGCLATVLEQLKAGIDKSPIQIDRSAQEDWWRQIISWREQKCLSYNTDGEKIKPQAVIEAVYKATNGDAYVSSDVGQHQMFAAQYYPFKHPRQWINSGGLGTMGFGLPAAMGVKLAFPDKESVCVTGDGSIQMNIQELSTCLQYNLAVKVVSLNNRSLGMVRQWQDMVYGGRHSSSYMDSLPDFVKLVESYGHVGIKVNTLDELQPAIDRAMSINDRLVFLDILVDEKEHVYPMQIKLGSIDEMWLRKGVKA, via the coding sequence ATGAGTAAACAACAATATAATGGCTCTGAACTAGTCGTTCAGGCATTAAAAGAATTAAAGGTTAAATACATATTTGGCTACCCCGGTGGCTCGGTATTAGATTTATATGATGCACTTTTTCAGCAAGATGATATTGAACATATTTTAGTTCGCCACGAGCAAGCAGCCACACATATGGCTGATGGCTATGCGCGTGCGACAGGGGAAGTAGGTGTTGTACTTGCAACTTCCGGCCCTGGAGCGACAAATTGTATTACCGGTATTGCTACAGCCTACATGGATTCTATTCCAATGGTTGTGTTATCAGGCCAAGTACCTACAAACTTAATTGGTGACGATGCATTTCAAGAAACCGATATTGTTGGCTGCTCTCGCCCAATAGTTAAACATAGCTTTAACTGTAGGAGCGCGAAAGAAATTCCAACAATCTTAGCTAAAGCGTTTTATATTGCCAGCACAGGTCGCCCAGGCCCTGTTGTAGTTGAACTACCTAAAGATATGCTTAACCCTGCGATTAAGTTTGAATACCAATTCCCTCAAACTACAGAGCTCAGAACGTACAACCCCAATACTAAAGGGCACTCTAAACAAATTCGTAAAGCCGTTACTGCCATTTTAGAGGCTAAAAAGCTCGTTATTTACTCCGGTGGCGGTATTGTTATTTCTAATACATCAGAGCAGCTAACTCGTTTAGTTGAGTCGCTAAATGCACCAATTACAAATACCTTAATGGGCCTTGGAGGTATATCGGGTGTACATCCTAACTTTATTGGCATGCTGGGGATGCATGGCACGCTTGAAGCCAATAAAGCGATGGCAAATGCCGATGTTATTTTAGCGTTAGGCGCTCGTTTTGATGACAGAGTAACCAATAACGTTAAAAAGTTTTGTCCAAGTGCCACCATTGTTCATGTTGACGTAGATCCAACCTCTATCTCTAAAACTATCAAAGCACATATTCCCGTTGTAGGCTGCCTAGCAACAGTACTTGAACAACTAAAAGCAGGTATTGACAAAAGCCCAATTCAAATTGATCGCAGCGCGCAAGAGGACTGGTGGCGACAAATTATAAGCTGGCGTGAGCAAAAATGTTTAAGCTACAACACGGATGGCGAAAAAATAAAACCGCAAGCAGTAATTGAAGCTGTTTATAAAGCCACCAATGGGGATGCATATGTAAGCTCTGATGTTGGTCAACATCAAATGTTTGCAGCGCAGTACTATCCCTTTAAGCACCCTCGTCAATGGATCAACTCAGGCGGCTTAGGCACTATGGGCTTTGGATTACCTGCCGCTATGGGTGTAAAGCTTGCATTTCCTGATAAAGAATCTGTCTGCGTTACAGGTGATGGCTCTATTCAAATGAATATCCAAGAGCTGTCTACCTGTTTACAATATAATTTAGCTGTAAAAGTTGTGTCTTTGAACAACCGCTCTCTTGGCATGGTACGCCAATGGCAAGACATGGTATACGGTGGTCGCCATTCATCATCTTATATGGACTCTCTGCCTGACTTTGTTAAGTTAGTTGAAAGCTACGGCCATGTAGGTATTAAAGTAAACACACTTGATGAACTGCAGCCGGCTATAGATAGAGCAATGAGCATCAACGATCGTTTAGTCTTTTTAGATATTCTTGTTGACGAAAAAGAACATGTGTACCCAATGCAAATTAAATTAGGCAGCATTGACGAGATGTGGTTACGAAAAGGAGTAAAAGCATAA
- a CDS encoding HU family DNA-binding protein produces the protein MNKAQLVEKIATDAEISKAAATRALDAFTGAVTSSLKEGDSVALVGFGTFSVKERAARTGRNPQTGAEIQIAAATIPSFKAGKGLKDQVNL, from the coding sequence ATGAATAAAGCTCAATTAGTTGAAAAAATTGCTACTGATGCAGAAATCTCTAAAGCCGCTGCTACTCGTGCACTTGACGCGTTCACTGGCGCTGTAACTTCTTCTTTAAAAGAAGGCGATTCAGTAGCATTAGTTGGTTTTGGAACTTTCTCAGTAAAAGAACGCGCAGCGCGCACAGGCCGTAACCCGCAAACGGGTGCTGAGATCCAAATCGCAGCGGCAACTATCCCAAGCTTTAAAGCAGGCAAAGGTCTTAAAGACCAAGTAAACCTTTAA
- a CDS encoding DUF3192 domain-containing protein → MLKKFSRYLILGLGLYALIAALVITFYKDDPQAMIWQDREAFNKRYIEKLTLKKQTTLNSVLDYLGSPDLTYAKREGEQVLQIIFYRTQHIASDGITTIDECTGLLFKNGQLILWGPNAYKKYQENN, encoded by the coding sequence ATGTTGAAAAAGTTTTCTCGGTATTTAATTTTAGGTTTGGGACTTTACGCACTTATTGCAGCCTTAGTGATCACTTTTTACAAAGACGATCCACAAGCAATGATCTGGCAAGACCGTGAAGCATTTAATAAACGCTATATTGAAAAGCTAACCCTTAAAAAGCAAACAACTCTCAATAGTGTACTTGATTATTTGGGCAGCCCCGATCTTACTTATGCAAAACGTGAAGGTGAACAAGTACTGCAAATTATTTTTTACCGTACACAGCATATTGCATCTGATGGCATTACCACTATTGACGAATGTACAGGGCTTTTATTTAAAAATGGACAGCTTATTTTATGGGGACCCAATGCCTACAAAAAGTATCAGGAAAATAATTAG
- a CDS encoding SAM-dependent methyltransferase, with product MEKVSSLNCEQSTGWFANLYKKLVIRAFSSIKTGQIVLDDNNERTVFGDILSDFKVTVTVNDRAMYKAFALSGSVGAGEAYILGHWSCDNLTRFIEIFAINEKQLDEFEKKFAFLSNIAHRFNHIKNKNSESGSKKNIVAHYDLGNDLYESFLSKEMLYSSAVYPTKEATLEEAQQYKLKRICEQVELQHGDSVIEIGTGWGAFAIYAATNFDCHVTTTTISDEQHDYVAKKVKELGLDSKITLLKLDYRLLKGKYDKLVSIEMIEAVGHDYLPSFFTQCGELLKDNGAMLIQAITIGDQRYKHYLKNSDFIQQYIFPGGCLPSLNEMSEQIKNNTDMVIHTVKDIGAHYARTLADWRTRFIQSWPDLDRSKFDERFYRLWLFYFAYCEGAFRTRSTSTVHLMARKPRFVSNNDYIALAY from the coding sequence ATGGAAAAAGTGTCGAGCTTAAATTGTGAACAAAGTACTGGCTGGTTCGCCAATTTATATAAAAAATTAGTTATTAGAGCATTTTCTTCAATTAAAACAGGGCAGATTGTTTTAGATGATAATAATGAACGAACCGTATTTGGTGATATATTATCTGATTTTAAAGTAACTGTTACGGTTAATGATAGAGCAATGTATAAAGCATTTGCTCTGTCTGGCAGCGTAGGCGCTGGTGAAGCATATATTTTAGGGCATTGGTCTTGTGATAATTTAACACGCTTCATAGAAATATTTGCAATAAACGAAAAGCAGCTTGATGAGTTCGAAAAAAAGTTCGCTTTTCTTAGTAATATTGCCCACCGGTTTAATCACATTAAAAATAAAAATTCTGAATCCGGTTCGAAAAAAAATATCGTCGCTCATTACGATCTAGGCAATGACTTATATGAGTCATTTTTAAGTAAAGAAATGCTTTACTCAAGTGCCGTTTATCCTACAAAAGAAGCGACACTTGAAGAGGCACAACAATACAAACTTAAACGTATTTGTGAGCAAGTTGAGTTACAACATGGTGACTCAGTAATAGAAATTGGGACAGGGTGGGGAGCATTTGCAATTTATGCTGCCACTAACTTTGATTGTCATGTAACCACCACGACTATTTCAGACGAACAACATGATTATGTGGCCAAAAAAGTTAAAGAGCTTGGTCTTGATAGTAAAATAACACTGCTCAAACTAGATTACAGACTGCTTAAGGGGAAATACGATAAGTTGGTATCTATTGAAATGATAGAAGCGGTTGGTCATGATTATCTACCAAGTTTTTTCACTCAATGCGGTGAGCTGTTAAAAGATAACGGTGCTATGCTTATTCAAGCGATAACAATTGGCGATCAGCGTTATAAACATTACCTAAAAAACTCTGATTTTATTCAGCAGTATATTTTCCCAGGTGGTTGTTTGCCGTCCCTTAACGAGATGAGCGAGCAAATCAAAAATAACACCGATATGGTTATTCATACAGTTAAAGATATTGGCGCGCATTACGCGAGAACACTAGCTGATTGGCGCACTCGCTTTATACAAAGTTGGCCTGATTTAGACCGTTCTAAATTTGATGAGCGCTTTTACCGCTTGTGGTTATTCTACTTTGCCTATTGTGAAGGAGCATTTAGAACACGCTCAACAAGTACGGTACATCTAATGGCTCGTAAACCTCGTTTTGTTAGTAATAATGACTACATTGCACTCGCTTATTAA
- the xni gene encoding flap endonuclease Xni has translation MKPHLLLIDALNLIRRIYAVDMNQKHHNDEQMIQTCSARVAQACKKLLSITNATHAIAVFDGDKSWRYHFYKDYKHSRAPMPDTLKEALVHFKTAIEDTGIVVFEPENDEADDIIATLACKAASNKVSNTIVSTDKGFLPHLGADITVYDYFKKQYLDEHSIKERFGVNKNKLVDFWALAGDKTNDIPGVKGIGAKSAQQLVNNYNTIEDALEDESLSPSIHKKLDANMQMYVISKQLVSLRSDINLGFSLKQLRLN, from the coding sequence TTGAAACCCCATTTACTTCTTATCGATGCGCTTAATTTAATTAGGCGCATTTACGCAGTCGACATGAATCAAAAGCATCACAATGACGAGCAAATGATACAAACCTGCTCTGCACGTGTTGCCCAAGCATGTAAAAAACTCTTAAGTATCACTAATGCAACCCACGCTATTGCCGTTTTTGACGGTGATAAAAGTTGGCGTTATCACTTTTATAAAGACTATAAGCATTCTCGTGCACCGATGCCCGATACATTAAAAGAGGCATTAGTCCACTTTAAAACCGCAATTGAAGACACTGGAATTGTAGTATTTGAACCCGAAAATGATGAAGCCGATGACATTATTGCCACACTCGCGTGCAAAGCGGCGAGTAATAAGGTATCGAATACAATTGTCTCAACCGATAAAGGCTTTTTACCACACCTAGGAGCTGATATTACTGTTTATGATTATTTTAAAAAACAGTATCTTGATGAGCACAGTATAAAGGAACGCTTTGGCGTTAATAAAAACAAACTTGTTGATTTTTGGGCTTTAGCGGGAGATAAAACCAATGATATTCCTGGTGTAAAAGGTATTGGAGCAAAATCAGCTCAGCAGCTTGTTAATAATTACAATACAATTGAAGATGCGCTTGAAGATGAATCACTTAGTCCAAGTATTCATAAAAAACTAGACGCTAATATGCAAATGTATGTTATTTCAAAACAACTGGTAAGTTTACGCTCAGATATAAATCTAGGTTTTAGTTTAAAGCAGCTAAGGCTTAATTAA
- a CDS encoding isocitrate dehydrogenase, with translation MAKRTITVIKGDGIGPSIIDSALEILKAAGCDFDYEFVDAGLAALEKTGELLPQDTIDTIAKNKITLKGPLTTPVGEGFTSINVTLRKQFGLYANVRPVKSFVGTKARYDDIDIITIRENTQGMYSGAGQIVSEDGNEAEAKSVITREGAEKIVTFAYELAVREGRKKVTAVHKANILKSTSGLFLKVAREVAERYPQIESTEMIVDATCMKLVMTPEEFDVIVTTNLFGDILSDLCAGLVGGLGMAPGANIGEDAAIFEAVHGSAPDIAGKNLANPTSVILASIQMLEHLDMGDTAERIRSAVADVIKSGDRTTRDLGGSHGTTDFTQAVIDRL, from the coding sequence ATGGCCAAAAGAACCATCACTGTGATCAAAGGCGACGGCATCGGTCCGAGCATTATCGACTCAGCACTTGAAATACTAAAAGCCGCAGGATGCGATTTTGATTATGAATTTGTTGATGCTGGCCTAGCTGCACTTGAAAAAACAGGTGAGTTACTTCCGCAAGACACAATTGATACCATTGCTAAAAACAAAATCACACTTAAAGGCCCTTTAACAACACCTGTGGGTGAAGGTTTTACGTCTATAAACGTGACTTTACGTAAGCAATTTGGTTTATATGCAAATGTTCGTCCTGTTAAATCATTTGTAGGCACTAAAGCACGTTACGATGATATTGATATCATTACGATTCGTGAAAACACACAAGGTATGTACTCAGGTGCAGGGCAAATTGTTTCTGAGGACGGTAACGAAGCAGAAGCTAAATCTGTCATTACCCGCGAAGGCGCAGAAAAAATCGTCACATTTGCATACGAGCTAGCTGTGCGCGAAGGTCGTAAAAAAGTAACTGCGGTTCATAAAGCAAATATTTTAAAATCAACATCGGGTTTATTTTTAAAAGTTGCACGCGAAGTGGCTGAACGTTACCCACAAATTGAATCAACAGAAATGATTGTTGATGCAACGTGTATGAAACTAGTAATGACCCCAGAAGAGTTTGATGTAATTGTTACTACAAACTTATTTGGTGATATTTTATCAGATCTTTGTGCTGGTTTAGTAGGCGGCCTAGGCATGGCACCAGGTGCTAACATTGGCGAAGATGCAGCAATATTTGAAGCTGTACACGGCAGTGCACCCGATATCGCTGGTAAAAACTTAGCTAACCCTACATCTGTAATTTTAGCGTCAATTCAAATGCTTGAGCATTTAGATATGGGCGACACTGCAGAGCGTATTCGCAGTGCCGTTGCTGACGTAATTAAGTCAGGCGATAGAACGACTCGCGATTTAGGCGGTAGCCACGGTACTACAGATTTCACTCAAGCTGTGATTGATCGTCTGTAA
- the ppnN gene encoding nucleotide 5'-monophosphate nucleosidase PpnN: MLIQLNPTGVLDLLSQLEVDLLEQSSASERYKLFRNCALAVLNVGSHTDSSNEIYDKYKDFDIRLVSRERGIKIELENPPVTAFVDGEIITGIHEHIFSVIRDILFICQKYEKNLKEQKAITHMVFDMLRNADALRVNIEPNMVVCWGGHSINELEYKYTKQVGYELGLRGLNICTGCGPGAMKGPMKGATIGHAKQRIKDNRYLGLTEPSIIAAEPPNPIVNELVILPDIEKRLEAFIRTAHAIIIFPGGAGTAEELLYLLGILLHPDNTKQCLPVILTGPKESETYFKELCKFIQMTLGKEALDKFEVIIDNPELVGQKLKSAMTDVRNYRKSEGDAYYFNWTLKIDNDFQQPFAPTHENMASLDLHLDQPKQQLAANLRRAFSGIVAGNVKDEGIKAIKQNGPYILSGEPALMKDMDKLLQAFVEQGRMKLPGSKYVPCYKIKA, translated from the coding sequence ATGTTAATACAGTTAAACCCAACTGGGGTTTTAGATTTACTGTCGCAATTAGAAGTTGATTTATTAGAGCAATCCTCTGCGAGTGAACGCTATAAGCTATTTAGAAATTGTGCGCTTGCGGTTCTTAATGTCGGTAGCCATACCGATTCAAGCAACGAAATTTACGACAAATATAAAGATTTTGATATACGCTTAGTCAGTAGAGAGCGTGGCATAAAAATAGAACTTGAAAACCCACCAGTAACAGCATTCGTCGATGGCGAAATAATCACAGGTATTCACGAACATATTTTCTCTGTTATTCGCGATATATTATTTATTTGTCAAAAGTATGAGAAAAACCTTAAAGAGCAAAAAGCCATAACCCATATGGTATTTGATATGCTCAGAAATGCAGACGCATTGCGTGTAAATATTGAGCCCAATATGGTTGTTTGCTGGGGTGGACATTCAATAAATGAACTTGAATATAAGTACACTAAGCAAGTAGGTTATGAATTAGGTTTACGCGGATTAAACATTTGCACAGGTTGTGGTCCAGGCGCGATGAAAGGCCCAATGAAAGGTGCCACTATTGGCCATGCAAAACAGCGTATCAAAGATAACCGTTATTTAGGATTAACTGAGCCAAGTATTATTGCCGCTGAGCCACCTAATCCAATCGTAAACGAATTAGTCATTTTACCAGACATTGAAAAACGCCTTGAAGCCTTTATAAGAACAGCTCACGCGATTATTATTTTCCCAGGTGGTGCGGGGACAGCAGAAGAACTGCTGTATTTATTAGGTATATTACTGCACCCAGATAATACCAAGCAATGCCTGCCGGTTATTTTAACGGGCCCAAAAGAAAGTGAAACGTACTTTAAAGAATTATGTAAATTTATACAAATGACTCTTGGTAAAGAAGCATTAGATAAATTTGAAGTCATTATTGATAACCCTGAACTTGTCGGTCAAAAATTAAAGTCAGCAATGACTGATGTACGTAATTACCGTAAAAGTGAAGGCGATGCTTATTACTTTAATTGGACTTTGAAAATCGATAATGATTTTCAACAACCTTTTGCACCTACGCACGAGAATATGGCCAGCCTTGATTTACATCTTGATCAACCTAAACAACAATTAGCCGCAAATTTACGCCGAGCATTTTCAGGTATTGTTGCCGGAAATGTAAAAGATGAAGGTATAAAAGCCATAAAACAAAATGGCCCTTACATTTTAAGTGGCGAGCCCGCCTTAATGAAAGATATGGATAAATTGCTACAAGCTTTTGTTGAGCAAGGGAGAATGAAACTCCCAGGTAGTAAGTATGTTCCGTGTTACAAAATAAAAGCATGA